A single window of Salvia splendens isolate huo1 chromosome 8, SspV2, whole genome shotgun sequence DNA harbors:
- the LOC121744862 gene encoding flavonoid 3'-monooxygenase CYP75B137-like yields the protein MTLLSNYWLTWLAPDGLTFNIVIISIFIIIILTILIIKKSSNQNLPPGPRGLPLVGNLLSLDPDLHTYFAALARAHGPIYKLRLGTKLGVVVTSPDLAREVLKVHDATFANRDVPVAGKEASYGGADIVWTPYGPEWRMLRKVCVREMLSGATLDSVYALRRRELRQTIAHLYVAAKNAAAVDVGEQMFLTVLNVITSMLWGGTVEGEERAGLGAEFKQVVGEMTELLGAPNFSDFFPVVERLDLQGIQRRMRGLAKRFDGIFESMIDRRLKMSGGSKDFLQILLQMKDASGDGDATPFTISHVKALLMDMVVGGTDTTSNSVEFALAEMMNKPHILKKVQHELESVVGKDKIVEESDINKLPYLYLVMKETLRLHPVLPLLVPHCPSATSLVAGYTIPKGARIFVNVWAIHRDPSVWEDPLEFRPERFSDGKWDYSGNDFKYFPFGAGRRICAGVAMAERMFMYSLASLLHSFDWSVPDGHKLDLEEKFGIVLKKKHPLVAMATPRLSHPSLYE from the exons ATGACTCTCTTATCAAATTATTGGCTGACATGGTTGGCTCCCGACGGCCTCACCTTCAATATCGTTATCATATCgatatttattataataattctGACCATTCTGATCATAAAAAAGTCATCCAATCAGAATCTGCCACCTGGCCCCCGCGGCCTGCCCCTGGTCGGCAACCTCCTCTCCCTCGACCCGGACCTCCACACCTACTTCGCGGCCCTCGCCCGGGCCCACGGCCCCATCTACAAGCTCCGCCTCGGCACGAAGCTCGGCGTCGTCGTCACCTCGCCGGATCTCGCCAGGGAGGTCCTCAAGGTCCACGACGCCACCTTCGCCAACCGCGACGTCCCGGTGGCCGGAAAGGAGGCCTCCTACGGCGGCGCCGACATCGTGTGGACCCCCTACGGCCCCGAGTGGCGGATGCTGCGCAAGGTCTGCGTCCGCGAGATGCTCAGCGGCGCCACGCTCGACTCCGTGTACGCGCTGCGCCGTCGCGAGCTCCGCCAGACGATCGCGCACCTCTACGTGGCGGCGAAGAATGCGGCGGCGGTGGATGTTGGGGAGCAGATGTTTTTGACGGTGTTGAATGTGATTACGAGTATGCTGTGGGGCGGGACGGTGGAGGGGGAGGAGCGGGCGGGGCTTGGGGCGGAGTTTAAGCAGGTGGTTGGGGAGATGACGGAGCTCCTTGGAGCTCCGAATTTCTCGGATTTTTTTCCGGTGGTGGAGAGGCTGGATTTGCAGGGGATTCAGAGGAGGATGAGGGGTTTGGCGAAGAGGTTTGATGGGATTTTTGAGAGTATGATTGATCGGAGGTTGAAGATGAGTGGTGGAAGCAAGGATTTTCTGCAGATTTTGCTGCAGATGAAGGATGCTAGTGGAGATGGTGACGCCACGCCTTTTACCATTAGTCATGTTAAAGCTCTCCTCATG GATATGGTAGTAGGAGGGACGGACACGACATCGAACTCGGTGGAGTTTGCATTGGCTGAGATGATGAACAAGCCACATATCCTAAAGAAAGTGCAGCACGAGCTCGAGAGTGTAGTAGGAAAGGACAAGATTGTCGAAGAATCCGACATCAACAAATTGCCCTACTTATACCTAGTGATGAAGGAGACTCTGCGCCTGCACCCTGTCCTGCCTCTGCTCGTCCCTCACTGCCCCAGCGCGACCAGCCTGGTGGCCGGCTACACCATTCCTAAGGGCGCCCGCATATTTGTGAACGTGTGGGCCATCCACAGGGATCCTTCTGTGTGGGAAGACCCTCTTGAGTTTCGCCCCGAGAGGTTTTCTGATGGGAAATGGGATTACAGTGGCAATGACTTCAAGTACTTCCCCTTTGGAGCGGGGCGAAGAATATGTGCAGGCGTAGCCATGGCTGAGAGGATGTTCATGTATTCGCTTGCTTCGTTGCTTCATTCGTTCGATTGGAGTGTGCCTGATGGCCACAAGTTGGACTTGGAAGAGAAGTTTGGGATTGTTTTGAAGAAGAAACACCCTCTTGTTGCTATGGCCACTCCAAGATTGTCTCATCCTAGCTTGTATGAGTGA